Within Oncorhynchus keta strain PuntledgeMale-10-30-2019 unplaced genomic scaffold, Oket_V2 Un_contig_6459_pilon_pilon, whole genome shotgun sequence, the genomic segment TTGAGGAGGTATGAGGCTGAGGAAGATGAGATGAGGAGGTATGAGGCTGAGGAAGATGAGATGAGGAGGTATGAGGCTGAGGAAGATGAGATGAGGAGGTATGAGGCTGAGGAAGATGAGATGAGGAGGTATGAGGCTGAGGAAGATGAGATGAGGAGGTACAGTATGAGGctgaggaggatgagaagaggaggtATGTGGCTGAGGAAGATGAGAAGAGGAGGTATGAGGCTGAGGAAGAATGAGGAGGCTGAGGCTGAGAAGatgagatgaggaagagaggaacatgAGGCTGAGGAAGATGAGAATATGAGATGAGGAGGTATGAGGCTGAGGAAGATgatgaggctgaggctgaggaaGATGAGATGAGGAGGTATGAGGCTGAGGAACATGAGATGGGAGGTATGAGGCTGAGGGTATGAGGCTGAGGAAGATGAGTTGATGACTGTAAGTGAGTTGGAGGTATGAGGCTGAGATGAGGAGGTATGAGGCTGAGGAAGATGAGATGAGGAGGTAGAGGCTGAGGAATGAGAGCTGAGAAGTATGAGGctgaggaggatgagatgaggaggTATGAGGCTGAGGAAGATGAGATGAGGCTGAGGAAGATGAGATGAGGAGGTACAGTATGAGGCTGAGGAGGATGAGATGGaaatgagatgagatgaggaggtaTGAGGCTGAGGAAGATGAGATGAGGACAGTATGAGGCTGAGGAATGAGATGAGGAGGTATGAGGCTGAGGAAGATGAGATGAGGAGGTACAGTATGAGGctgaggaggatgagaagaggaggtATGTGGCTGAGGAAGATGAGAAGAGGAGGTATGAGGctgaggaggatgagatgaggaggTATGTGGCTGAGGAAGATGAGATGAGGAGGTACAGTATGAGGctgaggaggatgagaagaggaggtATGTGGCTGAGGAAGATGAGAAGAGGAGGTATGAGGCTGAGGAAGATGAGATGAGGAGGCATCAGGCTGTGAAATAGGCCTCTCAGAATACAGAATAGCATGAATGGATAGATAGAGCTGTCTGATAAATGAGACGGCAGTTTCATGGGGAACATAAAGAAACAGGTATTAGGATCCCTGTGGAATCAGTCTAAAAGAGGAGAAAGCAGTCAGTCATTTGCCTCCAGATTTACAGTCAGCTGGGTCAGAGATGGCTTGGCTCCACATGCTAAGCAGGTAATCCAGCTAGCTCTCAGAAATGGAATACTGTTTCATATTGAAGCTACTGTATATATTGAAATTCAACATTTCTCATGTTTTGA encodes:
- the LOC127925897 gene encoding trichohyalin-like; the protein is MRRYEAEEDEMRRYEAEEDEMRRYEAEEDEMRRYEAEEDELRRYEAEEDEMRRYEAEEDEMRRYEAEEDEMRRYEAEEDEMRRYEAEEDEMRRYSMRLRRMRRGGMWLRKMRRGGMRLRKNEAEEDEKRRYVAEEDEKRRYEAEEDEMRRYVAEEDEMRRYSMRLRRMRRGGMWLRKMRRGGMRLRKMR